A window of the Cannabis sativa cultivar Pink pepper isolate KNU-18-1 chromosome X, ASM2916894v1, whole genome shotgun sequence genome harbors these coding sequences:
- the LOC115713640 gene encoding adenine phosphoribosyltransferase 1, translated as MENSSLFLSSSPNSLSLSPTKTTPAADCIRIGAPRTTTVLASSRVEFPSIRLHHSRSPLSPLCCTASESVKEEQEMALKDGQDDRIARISSAIRVIPNFPKPGILFQDITTLLLDTKAFKDTIDLFVERYKDKRISVVAGVEARGFIFGPPIALAIGAKFVPMRKPHKLPGEVISEEYSLEYGTDKIEMHVGAVEAGERALIIDDLIATGGTLCAAIRLLERVGVDVVECACVIELPELKGRARLGGKPLFVLVDAAA; from the exons ATGGAAAACAGCTCACTCTTCCTCTCGTCTTCACCAAATTCATTGTCTCTGTCACCCACCAAAACCACTCCTGCCGCTGACTGTATTCGAATCGGAGCTCCGCGCACAACAACGGTTCTAGCTTCTTCTAGGGTCGAATTCCCCTCCATTCGCTTGCATCACTCCCGATCCCCACTCTCCCCTCTGTGCTGCACCG CGAGCGAGTCTGTGAAGGAAGAACAAGAAATGGCTTTGAAAGATGGTCAGGACGATCGCATAGCTAGAATTTCCTCTGCCATTCGAGTAATCCCCAACTTTCCTAAGCCAG GGATTTTGTTCCAAGACATCACTACGTTGCTTCTGGATACCAAGGCTTTCAAAGACACCATTGATTTGTTTGTTGAAAGGTACAAAGACAAACGCATCTCCGTCGTTGCAG GTGTTGAAGCAAGAGGTTTTATATTCGGCCCACCTATTGCTTTGGCTATAGGAGCAAAATTTGTACCTATGAGGAAGCCACATAAGTTGCCAG GGGAAGTTATTTCAGAAGAATATTCTTTGGAGTACGGAACTGACAAGATCGAGATGCATGTTGGAGCTGTAGAAGCAGGAGAGCGTGCACTGATCATAGATGATCTTATTGCAACTGGAGGAACCTTGTGTGCTGCAATCAGGCTACTTG AACGTGTTGGAGTGGATGTGGTTGAGTGTGCTTGTGTTATTGAACTGCCCGAGCTGAAG GGTCGAGCCCGACTAGGTGGGAAACCATTGTTTGTGCTAGTTGATGCAGCAGCCTGA